A single window of Oreochromis aureus strain Israel breed Guangdong linkage group 7, ZZ_aureus, whole genome shotgun sequence DNA harbors:
- the LOC116334146 gene encoding endophilin-B2-like isoform X3: protein MDFNVKKLASDAGVFFTRAVQFTEEKLGQAEKTELDPHLENLITRADCTKNWTEKILKQTEVLLQPNPSARIEEFIYDKLDKKLPSRTTNAELLGQYMLEAAIEFGPETPYGKTLITVGEYQKRLGGAEREFLHTSAATFLSPLRNFLEGDWRTISKERRLLENRRLDLDICKARLKKAKQAEAKAALLSEEVDKAEHELRVAQTEFDRQAEVTRLLLEGISSTHLNHLRCLQDFAEAQATYYAQCHHYMQDLQRELNRCANAVSAPHSSASVCPNPVSPAFLSGPASSGATVPSSSSSSQKPVTLAMEQSQLPITGARKARVLYDYDAHDTSELSLLADELNNFHAITSVPLTPMELLNTSSLASCLCVSVTVSKP from the exons ATGGACTTCAACGTGAAAAAACTGGCTTCTGATGCGGGGGTCTTCTTCACCCGGGCCGTGCAG TTCACAGAGGAGAAGCTGGGCCAGGCTGAGAAGACTGAGTTGGATCCACACTTGGAGAACCTGATCACTCGTGCCGACTGCACCAAGAATTGGACTGAAAAGATCTTAAAACAAACAGAGGTGCTACTGCAGCCCAATCCCA GCGCTCGGATTGAGGAGTTCATCTATGACAAGCTGGACAAGAAGCTTCCCTCCAGGACGACCAACGCGGAGCTGCTGGGTCAGTACATGCTGGAGGCCGCCATCGAATTTGGTCCAGAGACGCCATACG GCAAGACCCTGATCACAGTAGGGGAGTACCAGAAGAGGCTCGGAGGAGCCGAGCGCGAGTTCCTCCACACCTCTGCCGCCACTTTCCTCTCACCTCTGCGCAACTTCCTGGAGGGAGACTGGAGGACCATATCA AAAGAGAGGCGGCTGCTGGAGAATCGCCGGCTGGATCTGGACATCTGTAAGGCACGCCTGAAAAAAGCCAAGCAGGCAGAAGCCAAAGCAGCG CTGCTCAGTGAAGAAGTGGACAAA GCAGAACACGAGCTTCGCGTGGCCCAGACGGAGTTTGATCGCCAGGCTGAGGTCACCAGGCTGCTGCTTGAAGGCATCAGCAGCACACAT CTCAACCATCTGCGCTGTTTGCAGGACTTCGCTGAAGCTCAGGCCACCTACTATGCTCAGTGTCATCACTACATGCAGGACCTTCAGCGGGAGCTCAACAG ATGTGCTAAtgctgtcagtgcaccccactCCTCTGCCTCCGTCTGCCCCAATCCCGTGTCCCCTGCCTTTCTGTCTGGACCAGCATCCTCCGGAGCCACCGTcccctcctcatcctcatccAGCCAGAAGCCGGTCACGCTTGCCATGGAGCAGTCACAGCTGCCCATCACGGGCGCCAGGAAGGCCAGGGTCCTGTATGATTATGATGCCCACGACACCAGTGAGCTGTCACTGTTGGCTGATGAG CTGAACAACTTTCATGCAATCACATCCGTCCCGCTCACTCCGATGGAACTTCTGAACACCTCCAGCTTGGCCTCCTGTCTATGTGTCAGTGTCACCGTCTCCAAACCATga
- the LOC116334146 gene encoding endophilin-B2-like isoform X1, which yields MDFNVKKLASDAGVFFTRAVQFTEEKLGQAEKTELDPHLENLITRADCTKNWTEKILKQTEVLLQPNPSARIEEFIYDKLDKKLPSRTTNAELLGQYMLEAAIEFGPETPYGKTLITVGEYQKRLGGAEREFLHTSAATFLSPLRNFLEGDWRTISKERRLLENRRLDLDICKARLKKAKQAEAKAAAAPDFQETRPRNYVLSASASALLSEEVDKAEHELRVAQTEFDRQAEVTRLLLEGISSTHLNHLRCLQDFAEAQATYYAQCHHYMQDLQRELNRCANAVSAPHSSASVCPNPVSPAFLSGPASSGATVPSSSSSSQKPVTLAMEQSQLPITGARKARVLYDYDAHDTSELSLLADELNNFHAITSVPLTPMELLNTSSLASCLCVSVTVSKP from the exons ATGGACTTCAACGTGAAAAAACTGGCTTCTGATGCGGGGGTCTTCTTCACCCGGGCCGTGCAG TTCACAGAGGAGAAGCTGGGCCAGGCTGAGAAGACTGAGTTGGATCCACACTTGGAGAACCTGATCACTCGTGCCGACTGCACCAAGAATTGGACTGAAAAGATCTTAAAACAAACAGAGGTGCTACTGCAGCCCAATCCCA GCGCTCGGATTGAGGAGTTCATCTATGACAAGCTGGACAAGAAGCTTCCCTCCAGGACGACCAACGCGGAGCTGCTGGGTCAGTACATGCTGGAGGCCGCCATCGAATTTGGTCCAGAGACGCCATACG GCAAGACCCTGATCACAGTAGGGGAGTACCAGAAGAGGCTCGGAGGAGCCGAGCGCGAGTTCCTCCACACCTCTGCCGCCACTTTCCTCTCACCTCTGCGCAACTTCCTGGAGGGAGACTGGAGGACCATATCA AAAGAGAGGCGGCTGCTGGAGAATCGCCGGCTGGATCTGGACATCTGTAAGGCACGCCTGAAAAAAGCCAAGCAGGCAGAAGCCAAAGCAGCG GCTGCACCTGATTTTCAGGAGACACGGCCTCGAAATTATGTTCTTTCTGCCAGTGCATCAGCG CTGCTCAGTGAAGAAGTGGACAAA GCAGAACACGAGCTTCGCGTGGCCCAGACGGAGTTTGATCGCCAGGCTGAGGTCACCAGGCTGCTGCTTGAAGGCATCAGCAGCACACAT CTCAACCATCTGCGCTGTTTGCAGGACTTCGCTGAAGCTCAGGCCACCTACTATGCTCAGTGTCATCACTACATGCAGGACCTTCAGCGGGAGCTCAACAG ATGTGCTAAtgctgtcagtgcaccccactCCTCTGCCTCCGTCTGCCCCAATCCCGTGTCCCCTGCCTTTCTGTCTGGACCAGCATCCTCCGGAGCCACCGTcccctcctcatcctcatccAGCCAGAAGCCGGTCACGCTTGCCATGGAGCAGTCACAGCTGCCCATCACGGGCGCCAGGAAGGCCAGGGTCCTGTATGATTATGATGCCCACGACACCAGTGAGCTGTCACTGTTGGCTGATGAG CTGAACAACTTTCATGCAATCACATCCGTCCCGCTCACTCCGATGGAACTTCTGAACACCTCCAGCTTGGCCTCCTGTCTATGTGTCAGTGTCACCGTCTCCAAACCATga
- the LOC116334146 gene encoding endophilin-B2-like isoform X4, with the protein MDFNVKKLASDAGVFFTRAVQFTEEKLGQAEKTELDPHLENLITRADCTKNWTEKILKQTEVLLQPNPSARIEEFIYDKLDKKLPSRTTNAELLGQYMLEAAIEFGPETPYGKTLITVGEYQKRLGGAEREFLHTSAATFLSPLRNFLEGDWRTISKERRLLENRRLDLDICKARLKKAKQAEAKAALLSEEVDKAEHELRVAQTEFDRQAEVTRLLLEGISSTHLNHLRCLQDFAEAQATYYAQCHHYMQDLQRELNRCANAVSAPHSSASVCPNPVSPAFLSGPASSGATVPSSSSSSQKPVTLAMEQSQLPITGARKARVLYDYDAHDTSELSLLADELITVYTVPGMDPDWLIGERGNEKGKVPVTYLELLS; encoded by the exons ATGGACTTCAACGTGAAAAAACTGGCTTCTGATGCGGGGGTCTTCTTCACCCGGGCCGTGCAG TTCACAGAGGAGAAGCTGGGCCAGGCTGAGAAGACTGAGTTGGATCCACACTTGGAGAACCTGATCACTCGTGCCGACTGCACCAAGAATTGGACTGAAAAGATCTTAAAACAAACAGAGGTGCTACTGCAGCCCAATCCCA GCGCTCGGATTGAGGAGTTCATCTATGACAAGCTGGACAAGAAGCTTCCCTCCAGGACGACCAACGCGGAGCTGCTGGGTCAGTACATGCTGGAGGCCGCCATCGAATTTGGTCCAGAGACGCCATACG GCAAGACCCTGATCACAGTAGGGGAGTACCAGAAGAGGCTCGGAGGAGCCGAGCGCGAGTTCCTCCACACCTCTGCCGCCACTTTCCTCTCACCTCTGCGCAACTTCCTGGAGGGAGACTGGAGGACCATATCA AAAGAGAGGCGGCTGCTGGAGAATCGCCGGCTGGATCTGGACATCTGTAAGGCACGCCTGAAAAAAGCCAAGCAGGCAGAAGCCAAAGCAGCG CTGCTCAGTGAAGAAGTGGACAAA GCAGAACACGAGCTTCGCGTGGCCCAGACGGAGTTTGATCGCCAGGCTGAGGTCACCAGGCTGCTGCTTGAAGGCATCAGCAGCACACAT CTCAACCATCTGCGCTGTTTGCAGGACTTCGCTGAAGCTCAGGCCACCTACTATGCTCAGTGTCATCACTACATGCAGGACCTTCAGCGGGAGCTCAACAG ATGTGCTAAtgctgtcagtgcaccccactCCTCTGCCTCCGTCTGCCCCAATCCCGTGTCCCCTGCCTTTCTGTCTGGACCAGCATCCTCCGGAGCCACCGTcccctcctcatcctcatccAGCCAGAAGCCGGTCACGCTTGCCATGGAGCAGTCACAGCTGCCCATCACGGGCGCCAGGAAGGCCAGGGTCCTGTATGATTATGATGCCCACGACACCAGTGAGCTGTCACTGTTGGCTGATGAG ctcaTTACCGTCTACACCGTACCAGGAATGGACCCCGACTGGCTGATCGGAGAGCGAGGAAACGAAAAGGGCAAAGTACCCGTCACCTACCTAGAACTGCTGAGCTAA
- the LOC116334146 gene encoding endophilin-B2-like isoform X2 — protein MDFNVKKLASDAGVFFTRAVQFTEEKLGQAEKTELDPHLENLITRADCTKNWTEKILKQTEVLLQPNPSARIEEFIYDKLDKKLPSRTTNAELLGQYMLEAAIEFGPETPYGKTLITVGEYQKRLGGAEREFLHTSAATFLSPLRNFLEGDWRTISKERRLLENRRLDLDICKARLKKAKQAEAKAAAAPDFQETRPRNYVLSASASALLSEEVDKAEHELRVAQTEFDRQAEVTRLLLEGISSTHLNHLRCLQDFAEAQATYYAQCHHYMQDLQRELNRCANAVSAPHSSASVCPNPVSPAFLSGPASSGATVPSSSSSSQKPVTLAMEQSQLPITGARKARVLYDYDAHDTSELSLLADELITVYTVPGMDPDWLIGERGNEKGKVPVTYLELLS, from the exons ATGGACTTCAACGTGAAAAAACTGGCTTCTGATGCGGGGGTCTTCTTCACCCGGGCCGTGCAG TTCACAGAGGAGAAGCTGGGCCAGGCTGAGAAGACTGAGTTGGATCCACACTTGGAGAACCTGATCACTCGTGCCGACTGCACCAAGAATTGGACTGAAAAGATCTTAAAACAAACAGAGGTGCTACTGCAGCCCAATCCCA GCGCTCGGATTGAGGAGTTCATCTATGACAAGCTGGACAAGAAGCTTCCCTCCAGGACGACCAACGCGGAGCTGCTGGGTCAGTACATGCTGGAGGCCGCCATCGAATTTGGTCCAGAGACGCCATACG GCAAGACCCTGATCACAGTAGGGGAGTACCAGAAGAGGCTCGGAGGAGCCGAGCGCGAGTTCCTCCACACCTCTGCCGCCACTTTCCTCTCACCTCTGCGCAACTTCCTGGAGGGAGACTGGAGGACCATATCA AAAGAGAGGCGGCTGCTGGAGAATCGCCGGCTGGATCTGGACATCTGTAAGGCACGCCTGAAAAAAGCCAAGCAGGCAGAAGCCAAAGCAGCG GCTGCACCTGATTTTCAGGAGACACGGCCTCGAAATTATGTTCTTTCTGCCAGTGCATCAGCG CTGCTCAGTGAAGAAGTGGACAAA GCAGAACACGAGCTTCGCGTGGCCCAGACGGAGTTTGATCGCCAGGCTGAGGTCACCAGGCTGCTGCTTGAAGGCATCAGCAGCACACAT CTCAACCATCTGCGCTGTTTGCAGGACTTCGCTGAAGCTCAGGCCACCTACTATGCTCAGTGTCATCACTACATGCAGGACCTTCAGCGGGAGCTCAACAG ATGTGCTAAtgctgtcagtgcaccccactCCTCTGCCTCCGTCTGCCCCAATCCCGTGTCCCCTGCCTTTCTGTCTGGACCAGCATCCTCCGGAGCCACCGTcccctcctcatcctcatccAGCCAGAAGCCGGTCACGCTTGCCATGGAGCAGTCACAGCTGCCCATCACGGGCGCCAGGAAGGCCAGGGTCCTGTATGATTATGATGCCCACGACACCAGTGAGCTGTCACTGTTGGCTGATGAG ctcaTTACCGTCTACACCGTACCAGGAATGGACCCCGACTGGCTGATCGGAGAGCGAGGAAACGAAAAGGGCAAAGTACCCGTCACCTACCTAGAACTGCTGAGCTAA